One segment of Agromyces albus DNA contains the following:
- a CDS encoding hemolysin family protein yields MSEWILLGIGLLLTIGTGLFVASEFALVNLDRAELEARRAKGETRLGLTIAALKITSTHLSSAQLGITLTTLLTGYTMEPAISSLLAGPLAAVGLPEGLIRPFGTIVAVTVATLLSMVLGELVPKNFALALPRQTAIIVLPFQAAFTWVFRPAVSLLNGSANALLRAVGIEPKEELSGARSAEELSSLVRRSASAGLLEQDTATLLGRTLRFADHDASDVMTARPAVAAVQRLEPAEAVLELARQTGFSRFPVYDENLDDVVGLVHVKQAVAVPREKRSDVPTSALQSEALRVPETMKLGTLLGELRARGFQMAVVVDEYGGTAGVATLEDLVEELVGEVADEHDRTRAGVVRRGDVVSFPGILRPDELIERTGIRVPENGDYETVAGFVMSRLGRLPVAGDEVPIDEGMLIVQRLDGRRIDRLRFVPDPAPAVDDINRKGVR; encoded by the coding sequence ATGTCTGAGTGGATCCTGCTCGGCATCGGACTCCTCCTCACGATCGGCACGGGCTTGTTCGTCGCCAGCGAGTTCGCGCTCGTGAACCTCGACCGTGCGGAACTCGAGGCGAGGCGCGCGAAGGGCGAGACGAGGCTCGGCCTCACGATCGCCGCACTCAAGATCACGTCGACGCACCTGTCGAGCGCCCAGCTCGGCATCACGCTCACGACGCTCCTCACGGGCTACACGATGGAGCCGGCGATCAGTTCGCTCCTCGCAGGGCCGCTCGCGGCGGTCGGCCTGCCGGAGGGGCTCATCCGCCCGTTCGGCACGATCGTCGCGGTCACCGTCGCGACGCTGCTCTCGATGGTGCTCGGCGAGCTCGTGCCGAAGAACTTCGCGCTCGCGCTGCCGCGGCAGACCGCGATCATCGTGCTGCCGTTCCAAGCGGCGTTCACGTGGGTGTTCCGCCCAGCGGTCTCGCTCCTGAACGGCAGTGCGAACGCGCTGCTGCGCGCGGTGGGCATCGAGCCGAAGGAGGAGCTCTCGGGCGCTCGCTCCGCCGAGGAGCTCTCGTCGCTCGTCCGGCGTTCCGCGAGCGCCGGGCTCCTCGAGCAGGACACGGCGACCCTGCTCGGCCGCACACTCCGGTTCGCCGACCATGACGCATCCGATGTCATGACCGCGCGTCCGGCCGTCGCGGCGGTGCAGCGGCTCGAGCCGGCCGAGGCCGTGCTCGAGCTCGCCCGGCAGACGGGGTTCTCGCGCTTCCCCGTGTACGACGAGAACCTCGACGACGTCGTCGGCCTCGTGCACGTCAAGCAAGCGGTCGCGGTTCCGCGGGAGAAGCGGTCGGATGTCCCGACCTCTGCGCTCCAGTCCGAGGCGCTCCGAGTGCCCGAGACGATGAAGCTCGGCACGCTCCTCGGCGAGCTCAGGGCCCGCGGGTTCCAGATGGCGGTCGTCGTCGACGAGTACGGCGGCACCGCGGGCGTCGCCACGCTCGAGGACCTCGTCGAGGAGCTCGTGGGCGAGGTCGCCGACGAGCACGACCGTACGCGTGCAGGCGTCGTCCGCCGCGGGGATGTCGTGAGCTTCCCCGGCATCCTGCGGCCCGACGAGCTGATCGAGCGCACCGGCATCCGTGTTCCCGAGAACGGCGACTACGAGACCGTCGCCGGCTTCGTCATGAGCCGGCTCGGCCGCTTGCCCGTCGCCGGCGACGAGGTGCCGATCGACGAGGGAATGCTTATCGTGCAGCGCCTCGACGGCCGCAGGATCGATCGGTTGCGCTTCGTGCCGGATCCTGCGCCCGCGGTCGACGACATCAACAGGAAGGGCGTGCGATGA
- a CDS encoding hemolysin family protein, translating to MSDWVGIAWLFVLLAANAFFVGAEFAVISARRSQIEPLAEAGSRSAKTALWAMEHATLMLAMSQLGITVCSLLILNVSEPAIHHLLEVPLHLTGWSEEVISTVAFIVALVLVSYLHVVLGEMVPKNLSFSVPDRAVLVLAPPLVLVARIFRPIIVALNATANGVLRLFGVEPKTEATSTFTLEEVQTIVNQSRREGVLLDASGTLTAAFEFTTKRVKDVALPLDGLVSLPPAATPGDVERCVARHGFSRYPILDVQGEPVGYVHLKDVIDLDDDEFDDPIPAKRVRRLVSIYDGADLEDALATMRRLGIHVARAFDGDGGTTGVLFLEDIIEELVGEVQDATRRS from the coding sequence ATGAGCGACTGGGTCGGAATCGCCTGGCTGTTCGTGCTGCTCGCGGCCAATGCCTTCTTCGTCGGTGCCGAGTTCGCGGTGATCTCCGCGCGGCGCTCGCAGATCGAGCCGCTCGCCGAGGCCGGCAGCCGGAGCGCGAAGACGGCCCTCTGGGCGATGGAGCACGCCACGCTGATGCTCGCGATGAGCCAGCTCGGGATCACGGTCTGCTCGTTGCTCATCCTGAACGTCTCCGAGCCCGCGATCCATCACCTGCTCGAGGTGCCGTTGCACCTGACGGGCTGGTCGGAGGAGGTCATCTCGACGGTCGCGTTCATCGTCGCCCTGGTGCTCGTCTCGTACCTGCACGTCGTCCTCGGTGAGATGGTGCCGAAGAACCTGTCGTTCTCGGTGCCCGATCGCGCCGTGCTCGTGCTCGCCCCGCCGCTCGTGCTGGTCGCGCGCATCTTCCGCCCGATCATCGTCGCGCTGAACGCGACGGCGAACGGGGTGCTCCGGCTCTTCGGCGTCGAGCCGAAGACCGAGGCGACGAGCACGTTCACGCTCGAGGAGGTGCAGACGATCGTCAACCAGTCGCGTCGTGAGGGCGTGCTCCTCGATGCGAGCGGAACGCTCACCGCCGCGTTCGAGTTCACCACCAAGCGGGTGAAGGATGTCGCGCTGCCGCTCGACGGGCTCGTGAGCCTGCCGCCCGCGGCGACGCCGGGCGACGTGGAGCGCTGCGTGGCACGGCACGGCTTCTCGCGCTATCCGATCCTCGACGTCCAGGGCGAGCCGGTCGGTTACGTGCACCTGAAAGACGTGATCGACCTCGACGACGACGAGTTCGACGACCCGATCCCTGCGAAGCGAGTGCGCCGGCTGGTGTCGATCTACGACGGTGCCGACCTCGAAGACGCGCTCGCCACGATGCGGCGCCTCGGAATCCATGTCGCGCGCGCGTTCGACGGCGACGGCGGCACGACCGGCGTGCTCTTCCTCGAAGACATCATCGAGGAGCTCGTGGGGGAGGTACAGGACGCGACCAGGCGATCCTGA
- a CDS encoding VOC family protein, with protein sequence MFEKLMATAVLPASDLVRARNYWREVLGHEPIASDEGGDLYDFGGTIVMVYESQFAGTAKNTALNLVTENLDRDMTALRTHGVTFHDYDMPGLKTVDGVAEFAGTRGAWFSDSEGNIIAIGELSPEMRDVVMRGRSAAAGG encoded by the coding sequence ATGTTCGAAAAGCTCATGGCGACGGCCGTGCTGCCCGCCTCCGACCTCGTCCGCGCACGCAACTACTGGCGAGAGGTCCTCGGCCACGAGCCGATCGCGTCAGACGAGGGCGGAGACCTCTACGACTTCGGCGGCACCATCGTGATGGTCTACGAGTCCCAGTTCGCCGGCACGGCGAAGAACACGGCGCTCAACCTCGTCACCGAGAACCTCGACCGCGACATGACGGCGCTGCGCACGCACGGCGTGACGTTCCACGACTACGACATGCCGGGGTTGAAGACGGTCGACGGCGTCGCGGAGTTCGCCGGCACTCGAGGCGCCTGGTTCAGTGACAGTGAGGGCAACATCATCGCGATCGGCGAATTGTCGCCCGAGATGCGCGATGTGGTGATGAGGGGAAGGTCTGCAGCGGCGGGCGGCTGA
- a CDS encoding NADH:flavin oxidoreductase/NADH oxidase, whose translation MTIRGLTIRNRIWVPPLCQYSVTARDGVPHDWHLVHLGAMAAGGAGLVIAEATAVSPGGRISDHDTGIWNDEQAAAWARITRFLRSQGAASGLQLAHAGRKASIWPEPMRRPGSQPLDEGGWPTVSASAIAFDGYREPVALDEDGILGVVEDFRLAARRAVAAGFDVVEVHAAHGYLVHQFLSPLSNVRTDRWGGSLENRARLLLEIVRAVRAEIGERMPLFVRFSATDWTAGGWDEVQTATVAGWTEDAGADFFDVSTGGLVASADIPIGPGYQAHFAEYVGERSDVPVSAVGRITNARHADDLVSSGRADAIMFGKAMMRDPHFAMRAAHELGADTSMWPRQYLRARPEVNDGEW comes from the coding sequence ATCACGATCCGCGGCCTGACGATCCGCAACCGGATCTGGGTGCCGCCGCTCTGCCAGTACTCGGTGACGGCGCGCGACGGCGTGCCGCACGACTGGCACCTCGTGCACCTCGGTGCGATGGCCGCGGGAGGTGCAGGGCTCGTCATCGCCGAGGCGACGGCGGTGAGCCCCGGGGGCCGGATCTCCGATCACGACACCGGGATCTGGAACGACGAGCAGGCCGCGGCGTGGGCCCGCATCACGCGATTCCTCCGGTCGCAGGGCGCCGCGTCGGGCCTCCAGCTCGCGCATGCCGGACGCAAGGCGTCGATCTGGCCCGAACCGATGCGGCGGCCCGGCTCGCAGCCACTCGACGAGGGCGGCTGGCCCACCGTCTCGGCTTCGGCGATCGCGTTCGACGGCTATCGCGAGCCGGTCGCACTCGACGAAGACGGCATCCTCGGCGTCGTCGAGGACTTCCGGCTCGCAGCGCGTCGAGCCGTCGCCGCCGGATTCGACGTCGTCGAGGTGCATGCCGCGCACGGCTACCTCGTGCACCAGTTCCTCTCGCCCCTCTCGAACGTGCGCACCGACCGGTGGGGCGGCAGCCTCGAGAACCGGGCGAGGCTCCTGCTCGAGATCGTGCGTGCAGTGCGTGCCGAGATCGGCGAGCGGATGCCGCTCTTCGTCCGGTTCTCGGCGACCGACTGGACCGCGGGCGGCTGGGACGAGGTGCAGACGGCGACCGTGGCCGGCTGGACCGAAGACGCCGGCGCCGACTTCTTCGACGTGTCGACCGGTGGGCTCGTCGCCTCGGCCGACATCCCCATCGGTCCGGGCTACCAGGCGCACTTCGCCGAGTACGTCGGCGAGCGGTCGGATGTCCCGGTGTCGGCCGTCGGCCGCATCACCAACGCGAGGCATGCCGACGACCTCGTCTCGTCGGGTCGCGCCGACGCGATCATGTTCGGCAAGGCCATGATGCGCGACCCGCATTTCGCCATGCGGGCCGCGCATGAGCTCGGCGCCGACACCTCGATGTGGCCGCGCCAGTACTTGCGGGCCCGGCCCGAGGTCAACGACGGCGAGTGGTGA
- a CDS encoding HAD family hydrolase has protein sequence MPSTLAAPISLSPRVVVFDYGEVISREPTSSDRSALLARAGVAHESFWVAYWAHRDGLDRGTTSIAEYWGAIARDTGADWGPVDIHELWAIDHRGWLSVDAGTLGVLHALAAGGTRLALLSNAGRDYGGWLRHGSFGPLFERVFVSGELGLVKPDAAIYEHVIGELGIEASEFLFVDNKSENVEGARAVGGDGHVFTDAVGLDSWLRALA, from the coding sequence ATGCCTTCGACACTCGCCGCACCGATCAGCCTCTCCCCTCGCGTCGTCGTCTTCGACTACGGCGAGGTCATCTCCCGCGAGCCGACCTCGTCCGACCGCAGCGCGCTCCTCGCACGCGCGGGCGTCGCGCACGAGTCGTTCTGGGTCGCCTACTGGGCGCACCGAGACGGACTCGACCGCGGCACGACGTCGATCGCCGAGTACTGGGGAGCGATTGCGCGCGACACCGGCGCCGACTGGGGCCCGGTCGACATCCACGAACTCTGGGCGATCGACCACCGCGGCTGGCTGAGCGTCGATGCCGGCACGCTCGGCGTGCTGCACGCCCTCGCGGCCGGCGGAACCCGCCTCGCGCTGCTCTCGAACGCGGGCCGCGACTATGGCGGCTGGTTGCGCCACGGCTCCTTCGGGCCGCTCTTCGAGCGGGTCTTCGTGAGCGGGGAACTCGGCCTCGTGAAGCCCGACGCAGCGATCTACGAGCACGTGATCGGAGAGCTCGGCATCGAGGCATCCGAGTTCCTGTTCGTCGACAACAAGTCGGAGAACGTCGAGGGTGCCCGCGCCGTCGGCGGTGACGGACACGTGTTCACGGATGCCGTGGGCCTCGACTCGTGGCTGCGGGCCCTCGCATGA
- a CDS encoding ADP-dependent NAD(P)H-hydrate dehydratase — protein sequence MDASWQEWTAEDAAGWIMEPVAGDDKYRRGVLGVITGSPDYPGAAVLGVEAAHRAGVGMVRFTGPRAVRAAVLARRPETVTMVGRVQAWLVGSGIDPEHRSFLLQGDLQLALASRVPVVLDAGGLDLVGTHTAPTIITPHARELAALLTEREIDASEQEVREDPAGWAERAARELGVAVLLKGAVTHVCDPDGDRYTITAPTHWLATAGTGDVLGGILGALVATHHERLATDAEALTSLAATAAYVQGEAARLASAYVSGGPVTALDIAEAVPGVIGSLLAH from the coding sequence ATGGATGCATCGTGGCAGGAATGGACCGCCGAGGATGCGGCCGGGTGGATCATGGAGCCCGTGGCCGGCGACGACAAGTACCGCCGCGGCGTGCTCGGCGTCATCACGGGATCGCCAGATTATCCTGGAGCCGCCGTGCTCGGCGTCGAGGCGGCGCATCGCGCCGGCGTGGGCATGGTTCGGTTCACCGGTCCGCGAGCGGTTCGCGCGGCGGTGCTGGCGCGTCGCCCAGAGACGGTGACCATGGTCGGTCGTGTGCAGGCGTGGCTCGTCGGCTCGGGCATCGACCCCGAACACCGCTCGTTCCTGCTCCAGGGCGACCTGCAGCTCGCCCTCGCCTCTCGCGTGCCGGTCGTGCTCGACGCCGGCGGGCTCGACCTCGTGGGCACGCACACCGCACCCACGATCATCACGCCGCATGCCCGAGAACTCGCCGCGCTGCTCACCGAGCGCGAGATCGACGCGAGCGAGCAGGAGGTGCGCGAGGATCCCGCGGGCTGGGCCGAGCGCGCTGCCCGCGAACTCGGCGTCGCCGTGCTGCTGAAGGGTGCGGTCACGCACGTGTGCGACCCCGACGGCGACCGCTACACGATCACCGCGCCGACGCACTGGCTCGCCACCGCGGGCACCGGTGACGTGCTCGGCGGCATCCTCGGCGCGCTCGTCGCCACGCACCATGAACGGCTCGCGACGGATGCCGAAGCGCTCACGTCACTCGCCGCGACGGCCGCGTACGTGCAGGGCGAGGCCGCGAGACTGGCCAGCGCCTACGTCAGCGGCGGACCCGTGACCGCGCTCGACATCGCAGAAGCCGTGCCGGGCGTCATCGGCTCATTGCTCGCGCACTGA
- a CDS encoding amino acid ABC transporter ATP-binding protein, with product MNASPAGLEAPPVLRLRGVRRAFGDHVVLRGIDLDVAAHEVVALVGASGSGKSTLLRTVNLLERIDDGVILLAGEDVSDPRTDADRVRGRIGVVFQAYNLFPHLSVLDNVTLASRLVHRIPRAEAERRALELLGSIGLGDFARSFPDRLSGGQQQRAAIVRAIATDPELLLLDEVTSALDPELVGEVLELVRALAAGGTTIVMATHEMAFARDVAHRVVFLDAGRIIEDAPAREFFAAPREARSREFLARFLPEA from the coding sequence ATGAATGCGTCGCCGGCCGGACTCGAGGCGCCGCCGGTGCTCCGCCTCCGCGGCGTCCGGCGCGCATTCGGCGACCACGTGGTGCTCCGCGGCATCGACCTCGACGTCGCGGCACACGAGGTCGTCGCGCTCGTCGGGGCGAGCGGGTCGGGCAAGTCGACGCTCCTGCGCACCGTGAACCTGCTCGAACGCATCGATGACGGCGTGATCCTCCTCGCCGGTGAAGACGTGAGCGACCCGCGCACCGACGCCGACCGGGTGCGCGGTCGCATCGGCGTCGTCTTCCAGGCCTACAACCTGTTCCCCCACCTCAGCGTGCTCGACAACGTGACGCTCGCTTCGCGGCTCGTGCACCGCATCCCGCGTGCCGAGGCCGAGCGGCGCGCGCTCGAGCTCCTCGGTTCGATCGGTCTCGGCGACTTCGCGCGGTCGTTTCCCGACCGGCTCTCGGGCGGGCAGCAGCAGCGTGCCGCGATCGTGCGCGCGATCGCGACCGATCCTGAGCTGCTCCTGCTCGACGAGGTGACGAGCGCGCTCGACCCCGAGCTCGTCGGCGAGGTGCTCGAACTCGTGCGGGCACTCGCCGCCGGCGGCACCACGATCGTCATGGCGACGCACGAGATGGCATTCGCTCGCGACGTCGCCCATCGCGTGGTGTTCCTCGATGCCGGGCGCATCATCGAGGACGCCCCGGCTCGCGAGTTCTTCGCCGCGCCGCGCGAGGCCCGCTCGCGGGAGTTCCTCGCCCGCTTCCTGCCCGAGGCGTGA
- a CDS encoding amino acid ABC transporter permease, with the protein MPSDVELGRRAYRRRQTRRSILVSALSTLVFAALLAVALIGSPGWAKVQQSFFDPEVAIAALPRVLQGLWLNVQVLVFASVGVLLFALLLATIRTLRGPVFFPLRALAAGYTDLFRGIPLIIVLYLVGFGVPGLDFFGRMPVAFWGTIALILTYSAYVSEVFRAGIEAVHPSQRLAARSLGLSHGQAMRRVVLPQAIRKVTPALMNDFVAMQKDVGLISVLGAMDAVRAAQIETAHFFNFTPYVVAGLLFVLLAWPMIRLTDWLSARTRAREQAGSLV; encoded by the coding sequence ATGCCGAGCGACGTGGAGCTCGGGCGGCGGGCGTACCGTCGCCGGCAGACGCGCCGGTCCATCCTCGTCAGCGCACTCAGCACGCTCGTGTTCGCGGCGCTCCTCGCGGTGGCGCTCATCGGCTCACCAGGCTGGGCCAAGGTGCAGCAGTCGTTCTTCGACCCCGAGGTCGCGATCGCGGCGCTGCCGCGCGTGCTCCAGGGTCTCTGGCTGAACGTCCAGGTGCTCGTCTTCGCGAGCGTCGGCGTGCTCCTCTTCGCGTTGCTGCTCGCCACGATCCGCACGCTCCGCGGTCCGGTGTTCTTCCCGCTCCGCGCGCTCGCTGCGGGCTACACCGACCTCTTCCGCGGCATCCCGCTCATCATCGTGCTCTACCTCGTCGGGTTCGGCGTCCCCGGCCTCGACTTCTTCGGCCGCATGCCGGTCGCGTTCTGGGGCACGATCGCCCTCATCCTGACCTACTCCGCCTACGTGTCGGAGGTGTTCCGCGCGGGCATCGAGGCGGTGCATCCGTCGCAGCGGCTCGCCGCCCGTTCGCTCGGATTGAGCCACGGCCAGGCGATGCGCCGCGTCGTGCTGCCGCAGGCGATACGCAAGGTGACGCCGGCGCTCATGAATGACTTCGTCGCCATGCAGAAGGACGTCGGGCTCATCTCGGTGCTCGGCGCCATGGATGCCGTGCGTGCGGCGCAGATCGAGACGGCGCACTTCTTCAACTTCACGCCCTATGTCGTCGCGGGGCTCCTGTTCGTACTGCTCGCGTGGCCCATGATCCGGCTGACCGACTGGCTTTCGGCGCGCACGCGGGCGCGCGAGCAGGCCGGGAGCCTCGTATGA
- a CDS encoding ABC transporter substrate-binding protein: MTRRSLAALLAAASATLVLAACSAGDAGAASGSGDGGDGYITAGKLTIGTGEPAYSPWVLDDAPESGEGFEAAVAYAVAEELGLAEDDVVWVRTTFDQAIAPGPKDFDFNLQQFSITDERKQAVDFSSPYYETTQVVITVDGSPAASASSIADLQGLLIGAQTGTTSFDAIESIIAPTAGAQVFNTNDDAKLALENGIVDAIVVDLPTAFYLTAAELDGGKIIGQLPATSGGDAFGLVLAKDSALTPDVTAAVDALRENGTLDALATEWLAGDGAAPVLE; encoded by the coding sequence ATGACCCGACGTTCACTCGCCGCGCTCCTCGCCGCGGCATCCGCGACCCTCGTGCTCGCCGCGTGCTCGGCCGGCGATGCCGGCGCCGCCTCGGGCTCCGGCGACGGCGGCGACGGCTACATCACGGCCGGCAAGCTCACGATCGGCACGGGTGAGCCCGCCTACTCGCCGTGGGTGCTCGATGACGCACCCGAGTCGGGCGAGGGGTTCGAGGCGGCCGTCGCCTACGCGGTCGCCGAAGAGCTCGGCTTGGCTGAAGACGACGTGGTGTGGGTGCGCACGACCTTCGACCAGGCGATCGCACCGGGTCCGAAGGACTTCGACTTCAACCTGCAGCAGTTCTCGATCACCGACGAGCGCAAGCAAGCGGTCGACTTCTCGTCGCCGTACTACGAGACGACGCAGGTCGTCATCACGGTCGACGGCTCCCCCGCGGCATCTGCGAGCTCGATCGCCGATCTCCAGGGCCTGCTCATCGGCGCCCAGACCGGCACCACCAGCTTCGACGCGATCGAGTCGATCATCGCGCCGACGGCCGGCGCGCAGGTGTTCAACACGAACGACGACGCGAAGCTCGCTCTCGAGAACGGCATCGTCGACGCGATCGTGGTCGACCTGCCGACGGCGTTCTACCTCACCGCGGCCGAACTCGACGGCGGCAAGATCATCGGCCAACTGCCCGCGACCAGCGGTGGCGACGCGTTCGGCCTCGTGCTCGCGAAGGACTCGGCACTCACTCCCGACGTCACGGCGGCGGTCGATGCGCTCCGCGAGAACGGCACGCTCGACGCACTCGCCACCGAATGGCTCGCCGGCGACGGCGCGGCACCAGTGCTCGAGTGA
- a CDS encoding thiamine-binding protein, with amino-acid sequence MLVAFSVAPSGLEGPEGSVHDAVAAAVRIVRESGLPNRTTSMFTEIEGEWDEVFDVIRRATEAVGEYGPRVSLVLKADIRPGRTGEIDAKVDRLEAALDRQDNP; translated from the coding sequence ATGCTGGTCGCATTCTCGGTCGCACCGAGTGGCTTGGAGGGCCCAGAGGGGTCCGTCCATGACGCCGTGGCGGCAGCCGTGCGGATCGTGCGGGAGTCCGGGCTTCCGAACCGGACGACGTCCATGTTCACCGAGATCGAAGGCGAGTGGGACGAAGTCTTCGACGTGATCCGGCGGGCGACGGAGGCCGTCGGCGAGTATGGCCCACGGGTGTCCCTCGTCCTGAAGGCAGACATCCGGCCGGGCCGCACTGGCGAGATCGATGCGAAGGTGGATCGACTCGAAGCAGCCCTCGATCGGCAGGACAACCCCTAG
- a CDS encoding MFS transporter encodes MTLSSDGPTTLSPARIRFALLALALGGFGIGATEFVAMGLLPDIARDLLPGIYARSPEDANASAGWIISAYALGVVVGAPTIAAAAARWPRRRLLLALLTAFTLGTIASALLPTFELVLVARFIAALPHGAYFGIASLVAASLMGPGKRARGVALVLSGLTIANVIGVPAITWLGQAAGWRIAYLAVAAIFALTFAAVLLAVPWQAGDPNATMKRELRAFARAQVWFALGIGAIGFGGLFAVYSYVAPLATDVTGLAPSFVPVVLIVIGLGMTVGNLVGGALADRSVRRSMYGFFVLLAASLVLLGLTASNPVGLCIGLFLVGGSAAALSPTIQARLMDVARDSQSIAAALNHSALNIGNSLGAVLGGLAIAGGLGYVAPVWIGLVLTIAGILLALASFALDRARGRRGIAVPYATGAVEVVGEGY; translated from the coding sequence GTGACCCTCTCTTCAGACGGGCCGACGACGTTGTCGCCGGCCCGTATTCGTTTTGCGCTCCTGGCGCTCGCGCTCGGCGGCTTCGGCATCGGCGCGACCGAGTTCGTCGCGATGGGCCTGCTCCCGGACATCGCGCGCGACCTCCTTCCCGGCATCTATGCCCGCTCGCCCGAAGACGCGAACGCCTCGGCCGGCTGGATCATCTCGGCGTATGCGCTCGGCGTGGTCGTGGGGGCGCCCACGATCGCCGCGGCTGCCGCGCGCTGGCCCCGACGGCGCCTGCTGCTCGCGTTGCTCACGGCGTTCACGCTCGGCACCATCGCCTCGGCCCTGCTCCCGACCTTCGAGCTCGTGCTCGTCGCACGCTTCATCGCCGCCCTGCCGCACGGTGCCTACTTCGGCATCGCCTCGCTCGTCGCTGCGAGCCTCATGGGCCCCGGCAAGCGCGCTCGCGGCGTCGCGCTCGTGCTCTCTGGGCTCACCATCGCGAACGTCATCGGGGTGCCGGCGATCACCTGGCTCGGCCAGGCGGCCGGCTGGCGCATCGCCTACCTCGCCGTCGCCGCCATCTTCGCCCTGACGTTCGCGGCGGTGCTCCTCGCGGTGCCGTGGCAGGCGGGCGACCCGAACGCCACGATGAAACGCGAGCTCCGCGCGTTCGCCAGGGCGCAGGTGTGGTTCGCCCTCGGGATCGGCGCCATCGGCTTCGGCGGCCTGTTCGCCGTCTACAGCTACGTCGCGCCGCTCGCGACCGACGTCACCGGCCTTGCGCCCTCGTTCGTTCCCGTCGTGCTCATCGTCATCGGACTCGGCATGACCGTCGGCAATCTCGTCGGCGGCGCACTCGCCGATCGCAGTGTGCGGCGCTCGATGTACGGCTTCTTCGTGTTGCTCGCCGCGTCGCTCGTGCTGCTCGGGTTGACGGCCTCGAACCCCGTGGGCCTCTGCATCGGGTTGTTCCTCGTCGGCGGGTCGGCCGCGGCGCTGTCGCCGACGATCCAGGCGCGGCTCATGGATGTCGCCCGCGACAGCCAATCGATCGCCGCAGCCCTCAACCACTCCGCGCTGAACATCGGCAACAGCCTCGGCGCGGTGCTCGGCGGGCTCGCGATCGCCGGCGGACTCGGATACGTCGCGCCCGTCTGGATCGGCCTCGTGCTCACGATCGCCGGCATCCTGCTCGCCCTCGCCTCGTTCGCGCTCGACCGGGCGCGCGGGCGTCGCGGCATCGCCGTGCCGTACGCGACGGGTGCCGTCGAGGTGGTCGGCGAGGGGTACTAG
- a CDS encoding response regulator transcription factor, with product MADTDTPIRLAIVDDHRMLLGALSEWLRGAAPDIDLVAAVPAWSELLAHRDFPVDVVLLDLDLRDNIPISLKLSMLKSAGVQTMLMSTYSEPAVVREALSSGALGYLVKSEPVETIVEAIRAAHDGNSYLTPELEAALIDDGTVPRLSAQERRVMALYGAGQPVKAVAFQLGISEETAKSYLKRIREKYRVAGFDVGTKVALRKRAILDGILLQSD from the coding sequence ATGGCTGACACCGACACACCTATCCGACTCGCCATCGTCGATGATCACCGAATGCTGCTCGGTGCGCTCTCCGAATGGCTTCGGGGTGCAGCGCCCGACATAGATCTCGTCGCCGCGGTGCCAGCGTGGTCGGAACTGCTCGCCCACCGCGACTTCCCCGTCGACGTCGTGCTCCTCGACCTCGACCTGCGCGACAACATCCCGATCTCGCTGAAGCTCTCGATGCTGAAGTCCGCGGGCGTGCAGACGATGCTCATGAGCACGTACTCCGAGCCGGCCGTCGTGCGCGAGGCACTCAGCTCGGGGGCGCTCGGCTATCTCGTGAAATCGGAGCCCGTCGAGACGATCGTCGAGGCCATCCGCGCGGCGCATGACGGCAATTCGTACCTCACGCCCGAGCTCGAGGCCGCACTCATCGACGACGGCACGGTGCCGCGGCTGAGCGCGCAGGAGCGGCGGGTGATGGCGCTCTACGGCGCCGGCCAGCCGGTGAAGGCCGTCGCCTTCCAGCTCGGGATCTCCGAGGAGACCGCGAAGAGCTACCTCAAGCGCATCCGCGAGAAGTACCGTGTCGCGGGCTTCGACGTCGGCACGAAGGTGGCGTTGCGCAAGCGCGCGATCCTCGACGGCATCCTGCTCCAGTCCGACTGA